The following are encoded together in the Pectobacterium punjabense genome:
- a CDS encoding beta-glucoside-specific PTS transporter subunit IIABC, with translation MNSKVLAENILRLVGGEANVSTLVHCATRLRFKIVDHSKVDIEALEAEDGVITVLNASGQLQVVIGNRVPEVYRAFGSISGLLEDGTNKQKPVENEKSVSMMGRLIDLVAGIFTPLLGAMAAAGVLKGALAIVIACGWLGPKESTYVILHAASDSLFYFLPMLLAITSARKFDTNIFVAVSIAGALVYPSIQGLFEAGQPVTFLGLPVVMMKYTSSVLPIIFSIWLMSYLERFLNRHIHESVRNILTPFFLLTLMVPLTLMTIGPIGITASKLVASLFVSIYSFNPIIAGALIAASWQILVIFGIHWGFVTVFINDISVMGHSYLKAASSPSVFAQSGALLGVMVRTKDKKLKALAGSSFIASLFGITEPGVYGVTLKLKKPFICAVIAAAMGGAIAGYAKSSAISMGMPGLLTLPIFYGEGFVGFLIGCAIAFVASFVLTIVVGFDDPIPPAGKVPAPATAPAAPSTSTTASTTSSASTAPAAGANVMPSTIPLAEAPATAEQLGSPAKGELIPLEEVNDKVFSSGVVGQGVAIVPNEGCIYSPVDGVVASTFASGHAVGIRSQNGAEILIHVGINTVQLEGQHYQMRVEEGDEVKKGQLLLEFDLEAIKKAGYDIVTPMVVTNPEDYRVFGLSSVRHPQAGDTIIALA, from the coding sequence ATGAATAGCAAAGTGCTAGCTGAAAATATTTTGAGGTTGGTCGGGGGAGAGGCGAATGTCTCCACTCTGGTTCATTGTGCAACACGCTTGCGCTTTAAGATCGTTGATCACAGCAAAGTGGACATAGAAGCACTGGAGGCAGAGGACGGTGTCATTACGGTTCTGAACGCTTCAGGGCAGTTGCAGGTCGTTATTGGGAATCGAGTGCCGGAAGTGTACCGCGCCTTTGGTTCCATCTCTGGTTTACTGGAAGATGGCACGAATAAACAGAAGCCAGTAGAAAATGAAAAATCGGTTTCTATGATGGGACGATTGATTGATCTGGTCGCGGGTATTTTCACCCCGCTGCTAGGAGCAATGGCGGCAGCGGGTGTATTGAAAGGTGCGCTGGCGATTGTTATTGCCTGTGGGTGGTTAGGTCCAAAAGAAAGTACTTATGTGATACTGCATGCGGCCTCTGACAGCTTGTTCTACTTCCTGCCTATGCTGTTGGCTATTACGTCCGCACGTAAGTTTGACACCAATATTTTCGTGGCAGTATCGATTGCGGGCGCGCTGGTTTATCCCTCAATACAAGGGCTGTTTGAGGCGGGCCAGCCTGTAACATTCTTAGGGTTGCCGGTCGTGATGATGAAATACACCTCCTCGGTACTCCCGATTATTTTCAGCATATGGTTGATGTCCTATCTCGAACGTTTCCTGAATCGTCATATTCACGAAAGCGTGCGTAACATTTTAACGCCGTTCTTCCTATTAACGCTGATGGTGCCGTTAACGCTGATGACCATTGGCCCGATCGGTATCACGGCCAGTAAACTCGTCGCTTCACTGTTTGTTAGCATCTATAGCTTTAACCCGATCATCGCTGGTGCGTTGATTGCGGCTTCATGGCAGATCTTAGTGATTTTCGGTATTCACTGGGGTTTCGTGACCGTCTTTATCAATGATATTTCCGTTATGGGGCACAGTTACCTGAAAGCGGCATCTAGCCCGTCTGTCTTTGCTCAATCCGGTGCGTTATTGGGCGTGATGGTGCGAACCAAAGATAAGAAACTCAAAGCGTTGGCGGGGAGTTCGTTCATTGCGTCACTGTTTGGTATCACAGAACCCGGTGTCTACGGCGTAACGCTGAAGCTGAAAAAACCGTTTATCTGTGCAGTGATCGCCGCGGCAATGGGCGGGGCTATCGCAGGCTATGCGAAAAGCTCGGCGATTTCCATGGGGATGCCCGGGTTGCTGACACTGCCGATTTTCTATGGTGAAGGCTTCGTTGGCTTCCTCATTGGCTGTGCTATCGCATTTGTCGCAAGTTTTGTGCTGACTATTGTGGTTGGGTTTGATGATCCAATCCCGCCAGCCGGGAAAGTGCCAGCACCAGCCACTGCGCCGGCAGCGCCTTCCACTTCAACGACAGCATCCACTACATCCAGTGCATCGACAGCCCCGGCTGCTGGCGCGAACGTGATGCCATCGACAATACCGTTGGCAGAGGCGCCTGCCACGGCAGAACAGCTGGGCTCGCCCGCAAAAGGTGAACTCATCCCATTGGAAGAGGTAAATGACAAGGTGTTCTCTTCTGGTGTGGTTGGACAAGGCGTTGCCATTGTGCCGAATGAAGGTTGCATTTATTCACCGGTAGATGGCGTGGTTGCCAGCACGTTTGCCAGTGGCCACGCCGTCGGCATTCGCTCGCAAAATGGTGCGGAAATCCTGATCCATGTGGGTATCAATACGGTTCAACTGGAAGGGCAGCACTATCAAATGCGTGTTGAAGAAGGTGATGAAGTGAAGAAAGGCCAACTGCTGCTGGAATTCGATCTGGAAGCGATCAAGAAAGCGGGTTATGACATCGTGACGCCGATGGTGGTAACAAATCCTGAAGACTATCGCGTATTTGGCCTGAGTTCTGTTCGTCACCCGCAGGCTGGCGACACGATCATCGCGCTGGCTTAA
- the licT gene encoding BglG family transcription antiterminator LicT: protein MKIIRILSNNAVLAVTDKGEECVALGRGIGFGKKDGDSVNEDRIDSRFLKTSNGLNAFFAEILADIPPVYLSITEKIIMLAREVLDIKLQDTLFLALNDHINFSVKRHNEGIKINNQLLWEVKLFYPREFSVGLRALDIIEEKLQVRLPEDEAGFIAFHLANAANNSNMESTMQSATLIKDILTIVKYDLNINYDENAIDYQRFITHLKFFSLRLFNRTPVSHADDSIYDGIKELMQVAYACAMRIFYYVEKHYEYKLTTDEIMFLTIHINRLSHHPK, encoded by the coding sequence ATGAAAATAATAAGAATATTAAGCAATAATGCGGTATTGGCAGTGACTGATAAGGGGGAAGAATGCGTCGCACTGGGGCGGGGTATTGGATTTGGCAAAAAGGATGGTGACAGCGTAAATGAAGATCGAATAGACAGTCGATTTCTCAAAACCAGTAATGGGCTGAATGCGTTCTTCGCTGAAATACTGGCTGATATTCCGCCTGTTTATCTGAGTATTACCGAGAAAATTATTATGCTTGCGCGGGAAGTGCTAGATATCAAATTACAGGACACGCTGTTTTTGGCATTGAATGATCATATTAATTTTTCGGTAAAACGTCATAATGAAGGGATCAAAATAAATAACCAGTTACTCTGGGAAGTTAAGCTTTTCTATCCGCGAGAGTTTTCAGTCGGATTAAGAGCGCTTGATATTATTGAAGAAAAATTGCAAGTGCGTTTGCCAGAAGATGAAGCAGGTTTTATTGCTTTCCATTTGGCGAATGCAGCAAACAATAGCAATATGGAAAGCACGATGCAAAGTGCTACCCTTATTAAGGATATTTTGACGATTGTAAAATATGACCTTAATATTAACTATGATGAAAATGCGATTGATTATCAGCGTTTTATCACGCATTTAAAGTTTTTTTCATTGCGTTTATTCAATCGAACACCTGTGAGCCATGCTGATGATAGCATTTATGACGGTATCAAAGAGTTAATGCAAGTGGCTTATGCTTGTGCAATGCGCATTTTTTATTATGTCGAGAAGCATTATGAATATAAATTAACGACAGATGAAATCATGTTTTTAACGATTCACATTAATCGTCTTAGTCATCATCCTAAATAA
- a CDS encoding carbohydrate porin — MMNNKKMRNKMLTFRKKAAVLMLLSCYGLAPDAMAQKLTLEQRMELLETQLKQTQEKLQAYEDKEKKQNSLVSSSPVNPVAGHESVAQPAAALQAKSTAVESDPVLSESALKKISKYVQEDTGFKYSGYFRTGYASTTNGGPQSWAAGSLGRLGNEYDGWYNLSFKKRAWQEGNKSIWANVQFEGDLGLSQSDESFEKGMAGGGMGKLSKLFVETKGFLPFAPEATFWIGKHTLPQYEIQMLDWKGSRTLSGAGLGIENWEMPVGSLSMALTRNDIDNYSTTCTTATCNKTTQVNVNIAEVRYKDIPLSKDLSLELGAKHAFANQTDEQKAAQSAGNDYKVKSAWLGQAILRHPVLGGFNELTAQVANNSFASQFMNISGPNPDFDYKSAYYGIHSEGIGWRLINQGEIYLRDNVIMAHSLVYGRGNNLYSINNGAHTDFETMRAVIRPSYIWDRTNQTAIELGYFVQENTNKNSSYDESGYKVTLAHILKVDTSLLKSRPEIRFYTSYLKALDNEIDKHSFNDKKDYQISFGVQAEVVF; from the coding sequence ATGATGAATAATAAAAAAATGAGAAATAAAATGCTGACGTTCAGAAAAAAAGCCGCTGTGTTAATGTTGTTATCTTGTTACGGTCTGGCACCGGATGCGATGGCACAAAAATTAACGCTTGAGCAACGGATGGAATTGCTGGAAACACAATTAAAACAGACGCAGGAAAAGCTACAGGCTTATGAAGATAAAGAAAAAAAACAAAATTCATTAGTTAGTTCTTCCCCTGTAAATCCGGTTGCTGGGCATGAAAGCGTGGCGCAACCAGCGGCAGCATTACAAGCCAAATCCACGGCAGTGGAGAGCGATCCGGTATTATCAGAATCGGCACTGAAAAAAATTAGCAAATACGTTCAGGAAGACACGGGCTTTAAATATTCGGGTTATTTCCGTACTGGCTATGCATCAACAACTAATGGTGGGCCTCAATCCTGGGCCGCAGGCTCGCTGGGGCGCTTAGGCAATGAATATGACGGCTGGTATAACCTGTCATTTAAAAAACGTGCCTGGCAGGAAGGCAATAAATCAATTTGGGCGAACGTACAGTTTGAAGGCGATTTAGGATTATCTCAGAGTGATGAATCCTTTGAGAAAGGCATGGCTGGCGGTGGAATGGGAAAACTCAGCAAGTTATTTGTTGAAACGAAGGGCTTCCTGCCATTTGCACCAGAAGCGACATTCTGGATCGGTAAACACACGCTGCCACAATATGAAATCCAAATGCTGGATTGGAAAGGGAGTCGGACACTTTCTGGTGCAGGTCTGGGAATTGAGAATTGGGAAATGCCTGTTGGATCATTAAGCATGGCATTGACGCGCAATGATATCGATAATTACAGCACGACCTGTACAACGGCAACATGTAATAAAACCACCCAAGTTAATGTGAATATTGCTGAAGTTAGGTATAAAGATATTCCATTGAGCAAAGATTTGTCTCTTGAATTGGGGGCGAAACATGCTTTTGCTAACCAGACTGATGAGCAAAAAGCGGCACAATCTGCCGGTAATGACTATAAAGTGAAATCCGCCTGGTTAGGTCAGGCCATTTTACGTCACCCTGTGTTAGGCGGTTTTAATGAATTAACCGCGCAAGTTGCTAATAACTCTTTTGCTAGCCAGTTTATGAATATTTCTGGCCCAAATCCCGATTTTGACTATAAGAGTGCTTATTACGGTATTCACAGTGAAGGCATTGGCTGGCGGTTAATCAACCAAGGTGAGATATACCTGCGTGATAATGTCATCATGGCGCACTCTCTGGTCTATGGCCGCGGTAATAATCTTTACTCGATCAATAATGGCGCGCACACGGATTTTGAGACCATGCGTGCGGTGATCCGTCCCTCCTATATTTGGGACAGAACGAACCAGACCGCGATAGAACTTGGTTATTTTGTGCAGGAAAATACCAATAAAAATAGTAGCTATGATGAATCCGGTTATAAGGTAACTCTGGCTCATATCCTCAAAGTGGATACCAGCCTTCTAAAATCTCGACCAGAAATTCGTTTCTACACCAGTTATCTTAAAGCGCTGGACAATGAAATAGATAAACACAGCTTTAATGATAAGAAAGATTATCAAATCAGTTTTGGTGTCCAGGCTGAGGTTGTTTTCTGA
- a CDS encoding DUF1593 domain-containing protein, protein MFLSTKGIKSISLSICLATTCVPVFAIAAASSTAGERVEQKNVVSAEKTRILILSDIGNEPDDSQSLVRFLLYSNEFDVEGIVATTSTWLRDKVNTPMIHERIDAYERVLPNLQKHAQGYPSAKALRDVVRSGRAGFGMAYVGEGKSTDASKLIIQAVDKRDDRPLWITLWGGGVDLAQALHDVKAERTPKEVDAFISKIRVYAISDQDNTGAWIRGNFPQLRYITSIHAWNEYFLSTWVGMSSSRAAGGDMSKVNNEWLAENIRRKGPLGAVYPPLEYSMEGDSPSFLYLLRTGLGDPEHPEYGSWGGRYGEISPGSELGLRVSTSDEVVGIDGKKYRTAPATIWRWRDAYQNDFAARMDWTLTGDVKKTNHNPHLVLNGKPGTEIVSWQVKAGESVTLSAQGSGDVDGHAVTYRWWQYKEPTATAMGVHFGPGITLSQPEGGETRFVAPAVKVPTPFHIILEGTDSGSPALTSYRRAIVTVVPSEK, encoded by the coding sequence ATGTTTTTATCGACTAAAGGTATTAAATCGATTTCGCTAAGCATTTGTTTGGCAACGACTTGTGTTCCAGTATTCGCGATTGCCGCGGCTTCTTCCACGGCAGGAGAGCGCGTTGAGCAGAAAAACGTCGTCAGTGCAGAGAAAACACGCATCTTGATTCTGAGTGACATAGGTAATGAGCCGGATGACTCACAATCGCTGGTCCGGTTCTTACTGTATAGCAATGAGTTTGATGTTGAAGGGATTGTGGCGACAACCTCAACCTGGCTGCGCGACAAGGTCAATACTCCCATGATCCATGAACGTATTGATGCTTATGAACGTGTTCTGCCTAATCTGCAAAAGCATGCACAAGGTTATCCTTCCGCTAAAGCGTTACGTGATGTTGTTCGCAGTGGGCGGGCAGGCTTCGGGATGGCGTATGTTGGCGAAGGGAAATCCACCGACGCATCGAAATTGATTATTCAGGCGGTTGATAAACGTGACGATCGCCCATTGTGGATCACCCTATGGGGTGGTGGGGTGGATTTAGCTCAGGCTCTGCATGATGTGAAAGCAGAGAGAACGCCGAAAGAGGTCGATGCGTTCATTAGTAAAATCCGTGTTTATGCTATTTCCGATCAAGATAATACGGGGGCCTGGATTCGAGGCAATTTCCCACAATTGCGTTATATCACCAGTATTCATGCCTGGAATGAGTATTTTCTCTCTACGTGGGTTGGCATGTCTTCATCACGCGCGGCTGGTGGTGACATGAGTAAGGTGAATAACGAGTGGCTGGCAGAAAACATACGGCGCAAAGGTCCGTTGGGCGCAGTCTATCCTCCTTTGGAGTACTCCATGGAAGGCGATTCTCCATCATTCTTATATTTGCTCCGTACGGGTCTTGGCGATCCTGAGCATCCAGAATATGGCAGTTGGGGTGGACGTTATGGCGAGATTTCTCCAGGGAGTGAACTTGGTTTGCGTGTCAGCACTTCAGATGAGGTTGTTGGCATCGATGGTAAGAAGTACCGCACCGCACCTGCGACTATCTGGCGGTGGCGTGATGCGTATCAGAACGACTTCGCTGCGCGTATGGACTGGACGTTGACGGGGGATGTGAAGAAAACAAATCATAACCCGCATCTGGTGCTGAATGGTAAGCCGGGAACGGAGATCGTTTCCTGGCAGGTGAAAGCGGGTGAGTCGGTCACGCTATCGGCGCAAGGTTCAGGTGATGTCGATGGTCACGCGGTGACCTATCGCTGGTGGCAATATAAAGAGCCGACCGCTACGGCGATGGGCGTGCACTTTGGCCCAGGTATCACGCTATCTCAGCCTGAGGGGGGAGAAACCCGCTTTGTCGCGCCAGCCGTTAAGGTTCCGACACCGTTCCACATTATTCTGGAAGGAACAGATAGCGGATCGCCAGCATTAACATCTTACCGACGTGCAATTGTGACAGTTGTCCCTTCAGAAAAGTGA
- a CDS encoding sulfatase family protein — MMKKTPLVAAMLAAFSLSGQAMSSDFSAQIASPRPNVVLIVAEDMNPRLGAYGDTQARTPNLDALAKESVVFTQAFTMAGVSAPSRAGLITGVFQHTTGLQHMRTATRPAGGYLGVPPSYVKGYPELLRRSGYFTYNDTKTDYQFTKGHADVGPFTLWTRHGEYSSMDDLHIQLAWRNYDLKGKPFFMNFNPQITHESALFTAENHPAGQSRFVKQWDTFRQQYRYTPTDPQSLKLEPYLRDTPQTRQELAQHYDNIHIMDMQVGKLLDGLKKDGLWDNTIVIFTADNGDGIPRHKREGYDSGTHVPLIVHIPEKYRPAGWSTEGSQNERLVSFEDLAPTILGFADIKQPDYMRGISLAQDFAPPRQFVYGVRGRMDEYDMRAYFVRDRDYQYVRNVATTPGGIGIAFRNALGSMKDLNAAHDQHQLSEDQQSWFADRPAEELYDLQRDPLQLHNLAADPAQHTVLVRMREEMDRWRNSANDMNLIAEDQMVADLLDEQGKQRATLTPVAQWDALSHKIYLANRTQDASIGYSWDGKEWELYTGSITPLKSASQLQFKAIRYGWQESPVGTLPIQP; from the coding sequence ATGATGAAGAAAACCCCTCTGGTGGCGGCCATGTTGGCCGCATTCTCGCTGTCCGGTCAGGCAATGAGTAGCGATTTTTCCGCCCAGATCGCCAGCCCGCGTCCGAACGTGGTGCTGATTGTCGCGGAGGACATGAACCCGCGTCTAGGCGCATACGGCGATACACAAGCGCGAACGCCGAATCTGGATGCGCTGGCAAAAGAGTCCGTTGTCTTTACGCAAGCTTTCACCATGGCGGGGGTATCCGCGCCGTCACGAGCAGGGCTGATTACTGGCGTATTTCAACATACCACTGGGTTGCAGCACATGCGCACGGCGACCCGACCCGCAGGCGGCTATCTGGGAGTGCCGCCTTCCTATGTGAAAGGCTATCCCGAACTGCTACGCCGCAGCGGTTATTTTACCTATAACGACACCAAGACGGATTACCAGTTTACCAAAGGGCATGCCGATGTCGGTCCTTTCACCCTGTGGACGCGCCATGGGGAATACAGCAGCATGGACGATCTGCATATTCAACTGGCCTGGCGTAATTACGATCTGAAGGGCAAGCCATTTTTCATGAATTTCAATCCCCAGATTACGCACGAGTCAGCGCTCTTTACGGCGGAAAACCACCCAGCGGGTCAGTCGCGCTTTGTTAAGCAGTGGGATACCTTCCGCCAGCAATACCGCTATACGCCAACGGACCCACAAAGCCTGAAACTGGAACCTTATCTGCGGGATACGCCGCAAACGCGGCAGGAACTGGCACAGCATTATGACAATATTCATATTATGGATATGCAGGTTGGTAAGCTGTTGGATGGGCTGAAAAAGGACGGGCTGTGGGATAACACCATCGTGATTTTTACGGCGGATAACGGTGATGGGATTCCGCGTCATAAGCGTGAGGGCTATGACTCCGGTACGCATGTCCCGCTGATCGTTCATATTCCAGAGAAATATCGTCCGGCAGGCTGGTCGACGGAGGGGAGCCAGAATGAACGGCTGGTATCGTTTGAGGATCTGGCACCGACCATTCTGGGGTTTGCCGACATCAAACAGCCTGATTATATGCGCGGCATCAGCCTGGCACAGGATTTTGCGCCGCCGCGCCAGTTTGTCTACGGCGTGCGCGGGCGGATGGATGAATATGATATGCGCGCCTATTTTGTTCGGGACCGTGACTATCAGTATGTCCGCAATGTGGCGACTACACCGGGGGGCATCGGTATCGCTTTCCGCAACGCGCTCGGGTCAATGAAAGATTTGAATGCGGCACATGATCAGCACCAACTGAGTGAGGATCAGCAAAGCTGGTTTGCCGATCGTCCGGCGGAAGAGCTTTACGATCTGCAACGCGATCCTTTGCAGTTGCATAATTTGGCGGCCGATCCTGCCCAACACACTGTACTGGTGCGGATGCGTGAGGAGATGGATCGCTGGCGAAATAGTGCGAACGATATGAATCTGATCGCGGAAGATCAGATGGTTGCCGATTTGCTGGATGAGCAGGGCAAGCAGCGTGCAACGCTGACGCCGGTGGCGCAGTGGGATGCGCTCAGCCACAAAATTTATCTGGCTAACCGCACGCAGGATGCGTCCATCGGCTATAGCTGGGATGGCAAAGAGTGGGAACTGTACACGGGGAGTATCACGCCGCTGAAGAGCGCATCGCAGCTGCAATTCAAAGCGATTCGCTATGGCTGGCAGGAAAGCCCGGTCGGTACGTTGCCCATTCAACCGTGA
- a CDS encoding anaerobic sulfatase maturase, giving the protein MSQSIANFQLMAKPSGSVCNIDCSYCFYLEKEHLYPERKSRWKMDGDTLENYVRKNISSQHAPVVDFPWQGGEPTLLGIDFFREAVRLQNQYRGTKQINNFFQTNGTNIDDDWARFLKEHQFLVGLSIDGDRISNDAHRLTRAGKSTFDDVMKGLEALKRHKVEFNTLTVVNAENVRRPLDVYQFLKRIGSRYMQFIPLVERRAAQPDDNGLVLIQPDFSGQCSVTEWSVPAKAYGRFLNTIFDYWVQHDLGNVFVMNFEQTLTKMTGQLSACVINETCGGNLIVEANGDVYSCDHFVYPENKLGNINQDDLVALVNSPQNLAFGESKQKNISKDCLNCEVKAVCHGGCPKHRFDISSDGRPNKNYFCDGFKTHLFHVLPRMNALLSQLGRQESMKKIRRNIKAEFY; this is encoded by the coding sequence ATGAGTCAATCCATTGCTAATTTTCAGTTGATGGCCAAGCCTTCAGGGTCTGTGTGCAATATCGATTGCTCATATTGTTTTTATCTTGAGAAGGAACACCTTTATCCCGAGCGGAAAAGCCGCTGGAAGATGGATGGCGATACGCTGGAAAACTATGTACGCAAGAACATCAGCAGCCAGCATGCACCTGTCGTCGATTTCCCATGGCAAGGCGGTGAACCGACGCTACTGGGCATCGATTTCTTCCGCGAAGCGGTGCGGTTGCAGAACCAATACCGTGGCACAAAGCAGATCAATAATTTCTTTCAGACCAATGGCACCAACATTGATGACGACTGGGCGCGTTTTTTAAAAGAACACCAGTTTCTGGTGGGGCTGTCGATTGACGGTGACCGTATCAGCAATGATGCACATCGTCTCACGCGGGCGGGGAAAAGCACCTTTGATGACGTGATGAAAGGGCTGGAGGCACTGAAGCGTCACAAGGTCGAGTTTAATACGCTGACGGTGGTGAATGCCGAAAACGTGCGACGTCCGCTGGATGTTTACCAGTTTCTCAAACGTATTGGCAGTCGCTATATGCAGTTTATTCCGCTGGTGGAGCGCCGTGCCGCCCAACCGGATGACAACGGACTGGTGCTGATTCAGCCGGACTTTTCGGGTCAGTGCAGCGTGACGGAGTGGTCAGTACCCGCAAAAGCCTATGGTCGCTTTCTGAATACGATTTTTGACTATTGGGTTCAACACGATCTGGGCAATGTGTTTGTCATGAACTTCGAGCAAACGCTGACCAAAATGACCGGACAGCTTAGTGCCTGCGTCATTAATGAAACCTGTGGCGGCAACCTGATTGTTGAAGCAAATGGTGACGTGTATTCCTGCGATCATTTTGTTTATCCCGAAAATAAGCTCGGCAATATTAATCAGGACGATCTGGTAGCGCTGGTGAATTCGCCACAAAACCTCGCCTTTGGTGAAAGCAAACAAAAAAACATCAGTAAAGATTGCCTTAACTGTGAAGTCAAAGCGGTTTGCCACGGCGGTTGCCCGAAGCATCGGTTTGATATTTCCAGCGATGGGCGGCCGAATAAAAATTATTTCTGTGATGGATTTAAAACCCACCTATTCCATGTTTTACCTCGTATGAATGCTCTGCTCTCTCAACTGGGACGTCAGGAATCGATGAAAAAAATAAGAAGGAATATAAAAGCAGAGTTCTATTAA
- a CDS encoding sulfatase family protein has translation MKRNRLLAAITLACMQAAGAHTAAAASPSATVQSADGKQPNVVYIILDDQRYDAFGFLNSAIHTPNMDSIAKEGTYFKNAFVTTSLCSPSRASILTGMYVHNHGVSDNNPSDLSHLNYFPELLRDNGYQTGFFGKWHFGGADKTATKGFAGFDRWVGLLGQGSYYPIDSYGKPTMLNIDGKMVPQKGYITDELTDYAVDWLNTLDKKKPFMMYLSHKGVHSDFLPAKRHRGSMKEVTFPVPDTYADTPENYAGKPMWVKNQRNSWHGVDYPYNTDMDLQQYQRDYYETLRSVDDSVGRVRDWLQKQGLDKNTIIMVMGDNGFMFGEHGLIDKRNAYEESIRVPLIASGPGFAKDKVVEDIVRNIDVAPTILEAAGVDAPKHYDGQSFWRLGLDGYNVPKRKDYFVYEYFWEYSFPQTPTTFAIRTPEYKYIQYYGVWDKEELYDMQNDREEKHNLIDSTDEKIVNTKIALRKKLYEELGDRQGKNVIPYNQRTGQGQVYRHEGAGEQLAPFPREWLKGYNHEEILAGFIPDQVGKEAKVKASNEAVKKSAPQLKELMDK, from the coding sequence ATGAAAAGAAACAGACTCCTGGCTGCGATTACGCTGGCCTGTATGCAAGCGGCGGGGGCGCATACCGCAGCGGCGGCTTCCCCTTCAGCGACGGTGCAGTCGGCTGATGGAAAGCAACCTAACGTGGTTTACATCATTCTTGACGATCAGCGTTACGATGCGTTCGGCTTCCTGAATTCAGCTATTCACACGCCAAATATGGATAGCATCGCCAAAGAGGGGACGTATTTTAAGAATGCGTTCGTGACGACCTCGCTGTGCTCGCCCAGCCGTGCCAGTATTCTGACGGGGATGTACGTGCATAATCATGGGGTGTCGGATAACAATCCGTCCGACCTCTCTCATTTGAACTACTTCCCTGAGCTGCTGCGTGACAACGGCTACCAAACCGGTTTCTTTGGCAAATGGCACTTTGGTGGCGCAGATAAAACGGCCACAAAAGGCTTCGCCGGTTTCGATCGCTGGGTCGGGTTGCTGGGGCAAGGCAGCTATTATCCGATTGATAGCTACGGCAAGCCGACCATGCTCAATATCGATGGCAAGATGGTGCCGCAAAAAGGGTATATCACCGATGAGCTGACGGACTACGCCGTAGACTGGCTGAACACGCTCGATAAGAAAAAGCCGTTCATGATGTATCTGTCGCACAAAGGCGTGCACTCTGACTTCCTGCCCGCCAAGCGCCACCGTGGCAGCATGAAAGAGGTGACCTTCCCCGTACCGGATACCTATGCTGATACGCCGGAGAACTATGCTGGCAAGCCGATGTGGGTGAAGAACCAACGTAACAGCTGGCACGGCGTGGATTATCCCTATAACACGGATATGGATCTTCAGCAGTATCAACGTGATTACTATGAAACGCTGCGCTCGGTGGATGACAGTGTAGGGCGCGTGCGTGACTGGCTGCAAAAACAGGGGCTGGATAAGAACACCATCATCATGGTGATGGGGGATAACGGCTTTATGTTCGGCGAGCATGGGCTGATCGATAAGCGTAACGCTTATGAAGAATCGATTCGCGTGCCATTGATCGCCTCCGGGCCGGGCTTCGCCAAAGACAAGGTAGTGGAAGACATTGTCAGAAACATCGATGTTGCGCCAACTATCCTTGAAGCCGCAGGTGTCGACGCGCCGAAGCATTACGATGGGCAGAGCTTTTGGCGACTGGGGCTGGACGGCTATAACGTGCCGAAGCGGAAAGATTACTTCGTCTATGAATACTTCTGGGAATACAGCTTTCCGCAGACGCCAACCACGTTTGCGATCCGTACGCCGGAATACAAATACATCCAATACTACGGCGTCTGGGATAAAGAAGAACTGTACGACATGCAGAACGATCGGGAAGAGAAGCACAACCTGATCGATTCTACCGATGAGAAGATCGTCAATACCAAAATCGCGCTGCGCAAAAAGCTGTATGAAGAGCTGGGCGATCGGCAGGGGAAAAACGTGATCCCGTATAACCAACGTACTGGGCAAGGGCAGGTTTATCGCCATGAAGGTGCCGGTGAGCAGCTAGCCCCGTTCCCGCGTGAATGGCTGAAAGGGTACAACCACGAGGAGATTCTTGCCGGATTTATCCCCGATCAGGTTGGCAAAGAAGCGAAGGTAAAAGCCTCGAATGAAGCCGTGAAGAAGAGCGCGCCGCAGCTAAAAGAACTGATGGATAAGTAA